In Remersonia thermophila strain ATCC 22073 chromosome 5, whole genome shotgun sequence, the following proteins share a genomic window:
- a CDS encoding 60S ribosomal protein eL36, with translation MAATKNETPRTGLAAGLNKGHKTTARVSKPRVSRTKGHLSKRTAFVRDLIKEVTGLAPYERRIIELLRNSKDKRARKLAKKKLGTFGRAKRKVEDMTRVIAESRRAH, from the exons atggccgccaccaagaACGAGACGCCGCGCACCGGCCTGGCTGCC GGTCTTAACAAGGGCCAC AAGACGACTGCCCGCGTCAGCAAGCCCCGCGTGAGCCGCACCAAGGGCCACCTCAGCAAGCGCACTGCGTTTGTCCGCGACCTCATCAAGGAGGTTACTGG CCTCGCTCCCTATGAGCGCCGCATCATCGAACTGCTGCGCAACAGCAAGGACAAGCGCGCCCGCAAGctcgccaagaagaag CTGGGCACCTTCGGCCGCGCCAAGAGGAAGGTCGAGGACATGACCCGCGTCATCGCCGAgtcccgccgcgcccactAA